In Wenyingzhuangia fucanilytica, the following are encoded in one genomic region:
- a CDS encoding GntR family transcriptional regulator codes for MLNYINFDESSRVPKYLQIIDSIIYNISVGNITAGDKIPSINSMSEEFYLSRDTVARAYNVLKDRKIITSIHGKGNYITRTKIISKTNVLFLVNKMSTYKMDIYKSFINSMGVNTHVDLHFYHSDETLFLELMKKYKMAYDYYVVMPHFKNEKLEHVSYTEEVSRVLNEIPKDKLIVLDNQYHQINGKFIHVYQDFELDIYEALKRGIEKIIKYNKIVLVYPEKSVHPYPKGILNGFRKFCVHHHINFEIIEKVHDDMILKNKDLFITIEEDCLVKLIKQIKDKGVLLGSDIGIISYNDTPLKELLNIASISTDFKMMGELAAYMITNKEKGNIKIPFKFIDRCSI; via the coding sequence ATGTTAAATTATATCAATTTTGACGAAAGTTCAAGAGTGCCAAAATATCTGCAAATAATAGATTCTATTATTTATAATATATCTGTAGGGAATATTACAGCAGGAGATAAAATCCCATCTATAAATTCTATGAGCGAAGAATTTTATTTGTCTAGAGATACAGTTGCTAGAGCTTATAATGTTTTAAAAGACCGAAAGATTATCACCTCAATTCATGGTAAAGGAAATTACATTACCAGAACCAAAATAATATCTAAAACCAATGTTTTGTTTTTAGTTAATAAAATGAGCACGTATAAAATGGATATTTATAAATCGTTTATAAATAGTATGGGAGTCAATACACATGTAGACCTTCATTTTTACCATAGTGATGAGACATTGTTTCTAGAACTAATGAAAAAATATAAAATGGCCTATGACTATTATGTAGTAATGCCACATTTTAAAAATGAAAAACTAGAACATGTAAGTTATACAGAAGAAGTAAGTAGAGTTTTAAATGAAATACCTAAAGATAAATTGATTGTTTTAGATAATCAGTATCATCAAATAAATGGAAAGTTTATTCATGTTTATCAAGATTTTGAATTAGATATTTATGAAGCTTTAAAAAGAGGAATAGAAAAAATTATTAAGTATAACAAAATTGTTTTAGTCTATCCAGAAAAATCAGTACATCCATACCCTAAAGGAATCTTAAATGGGTTTAGAAAGTTTTGTGTTCATCATCATATAAATTTTGAAATTATAGAAAAAGTTCATGATGATATGATATTAAAGAACAAAGATTTGTTTATTACTATTGAAGAGGATTGTTTGGTAAAATTAATTAAACAGATTAAAGATAAGGGAGTCCTTTTAGGAAGTGATATTGGTATTATATCTTATAATGACACTCCTTTAAAAGAATTATTAAACATTGCTTCAATATCAACAGATTTTAAAATGAT
- a CDS encoding hybrid sensor histidine kinase/response regulator transcription factor, with protein sequence MNRIFYILFFLLLPFVVNGQENDFHFKHLSTANGLSNSSVIAIEQDRQGQIWLGTRNGLNKYNGNEFVVYRNNPNDSTSISNSDILSILEDREGYIWVGTYNGLNRYDPVKNTFKNYLHTDDINSLCNNVVICSKEMPNGEIWFGTANGISIYSKVTDDFTNIPYLKDYEGGIPFKNIQRIFLDINNHIWIATSAGFAKVINRKGSQFVFKQFQWKKDSQALFVQDVIQIDEKTLGLATKYNGFVLFNSIKEKYITDKYPEISNTLDIRVLQMSDDDDIWLGTAHGIKIITQSKKVIDVQNNKKKVGGLSQNFIKCIFKDNNESIWLGTYSGGVNIWNKTNENFINLKNYEYDNNVVTSIVNDDKSNIYFGTEGGNVTIWNPDKKGTEVLTVSGNDGIPFYPVQTLLLSPPNLLWIGVLNYGVFVYDVDTKKKIPNVISDELNEYLQNTGVYVIKRSAKDVFWFGTFGKGLVKYNIKTKEFKVHGLSIGNEPHLSTNIIKTVLIDSKNRVWAGGLGGLNRLIFNDDDDYTVTSYFKDAASGDNIKTIYEDANHNIWVGTNTKGLYKFNGKDFEKVVIDKENPVTTIYTILEDKNNDLWISCDKGIVVYNSTEKKAIIYNQKNVANANEFSPNSGLKTGDFQFYFGGLEGVTSFNTKKIFKNNYVPPVILSDLKIKNQSVKIDDENKILSKNISFTKEITLTHENSNFSIKYALPNFINPESNQYAYRLKGLDESWVYTNNTEAFYTLQSPGTYFFEVKSANNDGVWNHQPTSLKIVVKPAPWRSWWALSLYVLFIVLSLCGLFWIMNSKAQLKHELDMEHMENERTKELNNAKLEFFTNISHEFRTPLTLILGPLQQILTGYNGTNVMYKKLLVIESSANHLLRLINRLMDFRKLENNQFKLEAAEGNIVKFLHEIFLSFTEYAKDGDYEYSFNSTEEIILVYYDRYKLERVFYNLISNAFRYSPKGGTINVNIKKQEKEIVIEVDDTGVGISDEYIEKIFDRFFEIPIHNKPEQNYNKGTGIGLSIANNIVKLHKGSIKVQNKESGGVVFSVALPLGNTHLSDHEILTDFKKSDDLTQYVSQLETTDLQLEEDVTDLISEEKKHTILLVEDNKSLRSFMKEILKKEYNILQAENGKVALKKAKKYLPDLIVSDVIMPEIVGTELCSRIKDNLKTSHIPVILLTSRTSLIYKFEGLESGADDYISKPFNLKEFKLRIKNLLESKQRLKNKFTSEEVFVPSEIAVTSLDEELLKKAFKIVEDNIANEDFDIPQFHSELGVSRSILFTKIKAWTNFTPNEFIREIRLKRAAQLLEQKKINVSQVGYKVGFRRPKYFTKCFQKKYGLTPTQYVDKFIDDTEA encoded by the coding sequence ATGAATCGTATTTTTTATATTCTTTTTTTCCTTTTATTACCATTTGTTGTGAATGGTCAAGAAAACGATTTTCACTTTAAACATTTATCTACTGCTAATGGGTTATCTAATAGTTCTGTTATTGCTATTGAGCAAGATAGACAGGGACAAATATGGTTAGGTACTCGTAATGGACTGAATAAATATAATGGGAATGAATTTGTTGTCTATAGAAACAATCCTAATGACTCCACTAGTATAAGTAATAGTGATATTCTTTCTATATTAGAAGATCGCGAAGGGTACATTTGGGTAGGTACTTATAATGGATTAAACAGGTATGATCCTGTAAAAAATACTTTTAAGAATTATTTACACACGGATGATATCAATTCATTATGTAATAACGTAGTTATTTGTAGTAAAGAAATGCCAAATGGCGAAATTTGGTTTGGTACTGCCAATGGAATATCTATCTATAGTAAAGTTACAGATGATTTTACAAACATTCCTTATTTAAAAGACTATGAAGGGGGAATTCCTTTTAAAAATATTCAACGTATTTTTTTAGATATTAATAATCATATTTGGATTGCAACCTCTGCAGGTTTTGCCAAGGTGATTAACAGAAAAGGAAGTCAGTTTGTTTTTAAACAGTTTCAGTGGAAAAAAGATTCTCAAGCATTGTTTGTTCAAGATGTAATTCAGATTGATGAGAAAACACTTGGTTTGGCAACTAAATATAATGGATTTGTATTGTTTAATTCCATTAAAGAAAAATATATAACTGATAAATATCCAGAAATTTCTAATACTTTGGATATTCGTGTGTTGCAAATGTCTGACGATGATGATATATGGTTAGGAACAGCACATGGTATAAAAATAATTACCCAATCAAAAAAGGTAATTGATGTTCAAAACAACAAAAAAAAAGTTGGAGGACTTAGTCAGAATTTTATCAAATGTATTTTTAAAGATAATAATGAGTCTATATGGTTGGGGACTTATAGTGGAGGAGTTAATATATGGAACAAAACCAATGAGAATTTTATCAATTTAAAAAATTACGAATACGACAATAATGTAGTGACCAGTATTGTTAATGATGATAAATCAAATATTTATTTTGGTACAGAAGGGGGTAATGTAACTATTTGGAACCCTGATAAAAAAGGCACTGAGGTGTTAACTGTTTCTGGAAATGATGGAATACCGTTTTACCCAGTACAAACATTACTTTTATCTCCTCCAAATTTGTTGTGGATTGGTGTATTGAATTACGGAGTCTTTGTTTATGATGTAGATACTAAAAAAAAGATTCCAAATGTAATTTCTGATGAATTAAACGAGTATTTACAAAATACAGGAGTCTATGTAATAAAAAGAAGTGCTAAAGATGTTTTTTGGTTTGGAACTTTTGGTAAAGGATTAGTAAAATATAATATTAAAACAAAAGAGTTTAAAGTACATGGACTTTCGATTGGAAATGAACCTCATCTTTCTACAAACATTATAAAAACTGTATTAATAGATAGTAAAAATCGTGTTTGGGCAGGAGGCTTAGGAGGTTTAAATAGATTAATTTTTAATGATGATGATGACTATACAGTAACAAGTTATTTTAAAGATGCTGCCTCAGGGGATAATATTAAAACTATTTATGAAGATGCTAACCATAATATTTGGGTAGGTACTAATACCAAAGGGCTGTATAAGTTTAATGGAAAGGATTTTGAGAAAGTAGTTATTGATAAAGAAAATCCTGTAACGACTATTTACACCATTTTGGAAGATAAAAATAATGATTTGTGGATTAGTTGTGACAAAGGAATTGTAGTTTATAATTCAACAGAAAAAAAAGCTATAATATACAATCAGAAAAATGTAGCCAATGCTAATGAATTTAGTCCAAATTCAGGATTAAAAACAGGAGATTTTCAGTTTTATTTTGGCGGATTAGAAGGAGTCACTTCGTTTAATACCAAAAAAATATTTAAAAACAATTATGTGCCACCTGTTATATTATCTGATTTAAAAATTAAAAACCAATCGGTTAAAATAGACGATGAGAATAAGATTTTATCTAAAAACATCTCCTTTACTAAAGAAATTACTTTAACCCATGAAAACTCTAACTTTTCCATTAAATATGCACTTCCTAATTTTATAAACCCGGAAAGTAATCAATATGCCTACCGTTTAAAAGGTCTTGATGAATCATGGGTTTATACAAATAATACAGAGGCTTTTTATACACTTCAAAGCCCAGGAACTTACTTTTTTGAAGTAAAATCAGCGAATAATGATGGTGTTTGGAACCATCAACCAACTTCATTAAAAATTGTAGTTAAACCAGCTCCTTGGAGAAGTTGGTGGGCTTTATCATTATATGTTCTTTTTATTGTTTTATCTCTATGTGGTTTGTTTTGGATTATGAATTCAAAAGCCCAGTTAAAGCATGAATTAGATATGGAGCATATGGAAAATGAAAGAACTAAAGAGTTAAATAATGCAAAACTAGAGTTTTTTACCAATATATCTCATGAGTTTAGAACCCCATTAACGTTAATATTAGGGCCTTTACAACAAATTTTAACAGGATATAATGGAACCAATGTAATGTATAAAAAGTTGTTGGTTATAGAAAGTAGTGCCAATCATTTATTACGATTGATTAATAGATTGATGGATTTTAGAAAGTTAGAAAATAATCAATTTAAGTTAGAGGCTGCAGAAGGTAACATTGTAAAATTTTTGCACGAAATATTTTTGTCTTTTACAGAATATGCTAAGGATGGTGACTATGAATATAGTTTTAACAGCACTGAAGAAATAATATTGGTTTACTATGATAGATATAAATTAGAACGAGTTTTTTATAATTTAATATCTAATGCTTTTAGATATTCACCTAAAGGAGGCACCATAAACGTAAACATTAAGAAACAAGAAAAAGAGATTGTTATAGAGGTAGATGATACAGGAGTCGGTATTTCTGATGAGTATATTGAAAAGATTTTTGATCGTTTTTTTGAAATACCAATTCACAATAAACCAGAACAAAATTATAATAAGGGAACAGGAATAGGGCTTTCAATAGCTAATAATATTGTAAAATTACATAAAGGAAGTATTAAAGTTCAAAATAAAGAAAGTGGTGGTGTTGTTTTTAGTGTTGCATTGCCTTTAGGTAATACACATCTTTCAGATCATGAAATTTTAACAGATTTTAAAAAGAGTGATGATCTTACTCAATATGTTTCTCAACTTGAAACTACAGATCTTCAGTTAGAAGAAGATGTAACAGATTTAATTTCAGAAGAAAAAAAACATACTATTTTATTGGTAGAAGATAATAAGTCTTTGCGTTCTTTTATGAAAGAAATTCTTAAAAAAGAATACAATATTTTACAAGCAGAAAACGGTAAAGTAGCTTTAAAGAAAGCAAAAAAATATTTGCCAGATTTAATTGTAAGTGATGTTATTATGCCAGAGATTGTAGGAACAGAATTGTGTTCAAGAATAAAAGATAATCTTAAAACAAGTCATATTCCAGTAATACTGTTAACCTCTAGGACATCGTTAATTTATAAGTTTGAAGGTTTAGAGAGTGGGGCAGATGATTATATAAGTAAACCTTTTAATCTAAAAGAATTTAAATTAAGAATTAAAAACCTATTAGAATCTAAACAGCGTTTAAAAAATAAATTTACCAGTGAAGAGGTTTTTGTGCCAAGTGAAATTGCAGTGACATCTTTAGATGAGGAGTTACTAAAAAAGGCTTTTAAAATAGTTGAAGATAATATTGCAAATGAAGATTTTGATATTCCTCAATTTCATTCAGAATTAGGAGTAAGTAGGTCTATACTGTTTACTAAAATTAAAGCGTGGACAAACTTTACGCCTAATGAATTTATCAGAGAAATTAGATTAAAACGTGCTGCACAATTATTAGAGCAAAAGAAAATAAACGTATCTCAGGTAGGGTACAAAGTAGGTTTCCGTAGACCAAAGTATTTTACCAAATGCTTTCAAAAAAAATATGGATTAACGCCTACTCAATATGTAGATAAGTTTATAGACGATACAGAAGCTTAG
- a CDS encoding glycoside hydrolase family 2 protein produces MIKSFLHNFKYTYVLLVLTGLVFASCGSQNKNVENLPKKNRVKYNFNPDWKFIKDNPENAQNPSFNDESWSSVSCPHTFNDVDTFDNLSLGHHNGEKNQWRGTVWYRKHFKLPSTDSHKKVFIEFESVRQIADVYINGHYLGQNQTGFIPFGYDLTPYLKFGENQENIIAVKVNNDRKSDNFRDNDPLVWNHEHWHPTHGGIYRNVFLHTMDQLHITLPLYDNLKTVGTYVYAENISHKNADVTIKTEIQNEYSKAKKVTLVSSIIDANGKIVQTMNTEKTVAAGEKSIVTATASITNPNLWYTRHPYMYKVVTQIKEGNNILDSYESPLGIRSFEFNKDSGFWNNGEYAKLHGWGQKPTNAWAGLGAALPDWLRDFTYRMMDEAGGNFIRWGHCAAAPSEIDMGDKYGFVTLMPGVSGESQDEGETWDIRIKAFRDMIVYYRNHPSIFIWEGGNWAETEAHYKEILEVINTYDPNGKRLMGNRRADVKNDSEGYVSIEIGTEGWQREYADLPIIESEYCRDEAPRRIWDKYSPDDNFYNNPNLSKNTYKFGSETFAVRQADHWWNKMGKKVYHSGGANWIFSDGTHGGRCPTEVTRASGEVDAVRLPKEAFYALKAMWRPEPQVHVIGHWNYNEGTKKDMYVISNCAEVKLYVNGKLIGTDKEPENGYVYKFADVEWQAGNIKVEGYIDGKLRTSQTKSTVGKPVAIKLTPITGPRGWRADGSDIALIDFEVVDKEGNRCVLDASRVDFTISGPGIWRGGYNSGKANSTNNLYLDTEAGINRVAIKSLLKAGTVTITAKRKGLKDATVKIISSPIILKNGLTREMPQVYNEPLGKAEPLPAHVPDMPAYSPEKQNTSKLFSKFSYTGDAKAMLRTTLDWGKKTYTDLEYNYTVIPGYLRGAEYIRTPDADKRYWARDLLQFIAGVDMDIYVGHDDRVARPEFLLKDYNDTGDDIDLGGVKMSLFKRTARAGESIIMAGNSDGDTPEECRMYFVIGKKH; encoded by the coding sequence ATGATTAAATCCTTTTTACACAATTTTAAGTATACATATGTCCTGTTAGTTCTTACAGGATTAGTATTTGCTTCATGTGGTAGCCAGAATAAAAATGTAGAAAATTTACCTAAAAAAAATAGAGTTAAATATAATTTCAATCCAGATTGGAAATTTATTAAAGACAATCCAGAAAATGCTCAAAACCCTAGTTTTAATGATGAGTCATGGAGTAGTGTAAGTTGTCCACACACGTTTAATGATGTAGATACTTTTGATAATTTAAGTTTAGGTCATCATAATGGTGAAAAAAATCAATGGCGTGGTACTGTTTGGTATCGCAAACATTTTAAATTACCAAGTACAGATAGTCATAAAAAAGTATTTATAGAATTTGAATCCGTTCGCCAAATAGCTGATGTTTATATTAATGGTCATTATTTAGGTCAAAATCAAACAGGTTTTATTCCTTTTGGTTATGATTTAACCCCTTATTTAAAATTTGGAGAAAATCAAGAAAACATAATTGCTGTAAAGGTAAATAACGATAGAAAGAGCGATAATTTTAGAGATAATGATCCTTTAGTTTGGAACCACGAACATTGGCATCCAACTCATGGAGGTATTTATAGAAATGTTTTTTTACATACCATGGATCAACTTCACATAACTTTACCTCTGTACGATAATTTAAAAACAGTTGGTACTTATGTGTATGCAGAAAATATTAGTCATAAAAATGCTGATGTAACTATTAAGACAGAAATTCAGAATGAATATTCTAAAGCAAAAAAGGTAACATTAGTTTCAAGTATTATAGATGCTAATGGAAAAATTGTTCAAACAATGAATACTGAAAAGACAGTTGCTGCTGGCGAAAAATCAATTGTTACAGCAACAGCAAGTATCACAAATCCAAATCTTTGGTATACTCGTCACCCATATATGTATAAGGTGGTTACGCAGATAAAAGAAGGGAATAACATTTTAGATTCATATGAGTCTCCTTTAGGAATTCGCAGTTTTGAATTTAACAAAGATTCTGGATTTTGGAACAATGGAGAATATGCCAAATTGCACGGATGGGGACAAAAACCTACTAATGCTTGGGCTGGACTAGGAGCTGCATTGCCAGACTGGTTAAGAGATTTTACGTATAGAATGATGGATGAAGCTGGAGGAAATTTTATTCGTTGGGGACATTGTGCTGCTGCTCCATCTGAAATTGATATGGGTGATAAATACGGTTTTGTAACTTTAATGCCAGGTGTCTCAGGAGAATCACAAGATGAAGGAGAAACATGGGATATTAGAATCAAGGCTTTTAGAGATATGATTGTATACTATCGTAATCATCCCTCAATTTTTATTTGGGAAGGTGGTAACTGGGCAGAAACTGAAGCACATTATAAAGAAATTTTAGAAGTAATTAATACTTATGACCCTAATGGAAAAAGGTTAATGGGGAATAGACGAGCTGATGTTAAAAATGATTCAGAAGGTTATGTGTCTATAGAAATTGGTACTGAAGGTTGGCAAAGAGAGTATGCAGATTTACCAATTATAGAAAGTGAATACTGTAGAGATGAAGCCCCTAGACGTATATGGGATAAATATTCTCCAGATGATAATTTTTATAACAATCCTAATTTAAGCAAAAACACTTATAAGTTCGGTTCAGAAACATTTGCAGTAAGACAAGCAGACCATTGGTGGAATAAAATGGGTAAAAAAGTATATCATAGTGGAGGTGCCAATTGGATTTTTTCTGATGGAACACACGGAGGTCGTTGCCCAACTGAAGTAACTAGAGCTAGTGGAGAAGTAGATGCAGTACGTCTCCCTAAAGAAGCTTTTTATGCTTTAAAAGCTATGTGGAGACCAGAACCTCAAGTTCATGTAATAGGACATTGGAACTATAATGAAGGTACTAAAAAAGATATGTACGTAATTTCTAATTGTGCAGAGGTAAAATTATATGTAAACGGAAAATTAATAGGAACTGATAAGGAGCCTGAAAATGGATATGTGTATAAGTTTGCTGATGTTGAATGGCAAGCAGGAAATATAAAAGTAGAAGGATATATTGATGGTAAACTACGTACTTCTCAAACAAAAAGTACGGTAGGAAAACCTGTAGCAATTAAGTTAACACCTATAACAGGACCAAGAGGATGGAGAGCCGATGGTTCTGACATAGCGTTAATAGATTTTGAGGTGGTTGATAAAGAAGGAAATAGATGTGTGTTAGATGCTAGTCGTGTAGATTTTACCATTTCTGGACCAGGAATTTGGAGAGGAGGTTATAATAGTGGAAAAGCAAATAGCACTAACAATCTTTATTTAGATACAGAAGCAGGAATAAATCGTGTAGCAATTAAATCTTTGTTAAAAGCAGGAACAGTTACTATTACGGCTAAAAGAAAGGGTTTAAAAGATGCTACTGTAAAAATAATTTCTTCCCCAATAATACTTAAGAATGGATTGACAAGAGAAATGCCTCAGGTGTATAATGAGCCTTTAGGAAAAGCAGAACCTTTACCTGCTCACGTTCCTGATATGCCAGCTTACAGCCCAGAAAAACAAAATACAAGCAAATTGTTTTCTAAGTTTAGTTATACAGGTGATGCCAAAGCTATGTTAAGAACAACCTTGGATTGGGGTAAAAAAACTTATACTGACCTTGAGTATAATTATACAGTAATTCCTGGTTATTTAAGAGGTGCAGAATATATCAGGACTCCTGATGCCGATAAAAGATATTGGGCAAGAGATTTATTACAGTTTATTGCTGGAGTAGATATGGATATTTACGTAGGTCATGATGATCGTGTAGCAAGACCAGAATTCTTGCTTAAAGATTATAATGATACAGGAGATGATATTGATTTAGGAGGAGTTAAAATGTCGCTTTTTAAACGTACTGCTAGAGCAGGAGAAAGTATTATTATGGCTGGAAATAGTGATGGTGATACACCTGAAGAATGTCGTATGTATTTTGTGATTGGTAAAAAACATTAA